In a single window of the Lasioglossum baleicum chromosome 10, iyLasBale1, whole genome shotgun sequence genome:
- the LOC143212621 gene encoding uncharacterized protein LOC143212621, whose product MKDDQKIDLAILSALNLIGIFVNLHFFSASAQELLNASSHVFRQMYWGEWYTASKSNQKILLLIMHKCMQPVTVTFSTVFSMSLETHYTVRLTHERPYSGVSSCILILNYLRFWRLRCLTLRYFIRYNDQCNFSSKRTRLFDLVTTGT is encoded by the exons ATGAAGGACGATCAAAAGATTGATTTGGCCATTCTTTCCGCATTGAACCTTATTGGAATCTTCGTCAACTTACACTTCTTCAGTGCTTCGGCACAAGAACTTCTGAATGCCAGTTCTCATGTTTTTCGGCAGAT GTACTGGGGAGAATGGTACACTGCATCGAAATCAAACCAGAAGATACTGCTCCTAATCATGCATAAATGTATGCAGCCAGTTACAGTAACATTCTCCACGGTTTTCTCGATGTCGTTAGAGACTCACTACACGGTAAGATTAACACATGAACGACCTTACTCGGGAGTCTCttcgtgtattttaattttgaattatttaagATTCTGGAGGCTTCGCTGTCTTACTTTACGGTACTTTATTCGCTACAATGATCAGTGCAATTTTTCATCGAAACGGACACGGCTCTTCGATCTGGTTACTACGGGTACATAA